From the Rhodanobacter soli genome, one window contains:
- the mgtA gene encoding magnesium-translocating P-type ATPase, which translates to MSKIFQAPAARLAGKAAPRPVVAAGQAFCAAEALLAGLDTSVRGLDEAQISERLHRDGPNEVSHEKPPHWSLQLLRAFKNPFIVVLLVLAGVQLFTDGNDLTGPIIIAVMVGISVLLSFTQEYRSTRAAEKLKAMVRNTATVTRRASDGHSEQIEVPVAELVAGDIVHLGAGDMVPADLRLLGAKDLFISQAILTGESLPVEKSAPTRASVDDGSGANPLDLPTVCYMGTNVVSGTASAVVVATGARSYLGSLAHSMSGQRVQTSFDRGVSGVSWLLLRFMAVMVPVVFLINGLDKHNWTEAFLFALSIAVGLTPEMLPLIVTANLAKGALAMSRRKVVVKRLNAIQNFGAMDVLCTDKTGTLTLDKIVLERHLDLDGEASDEALEYGYLNSRFQTGLKNLMDKAVLEHRDLEAAAMSYRVVDEIPFDFQRRRMSVVVTSGDGEHLLICKGAVEEMLSICAYAKTGGAIEPMTEARRREIKAMTHQLNEDGLRVLVVAVRREAAREHAYGVADESELVAVGCLAFLDPPKDSAATAIRALHQHGVEVKVITGDNEAVTRKICREVGLDVSHSVQGREVEELDDPALDALVARVTVFAKMSPLQKARVVRSLQRLGHTVGFLGDGINDAPALHDADVGISVDTATDIAKESADIILLEKNLMVLEEGVLEGRVTFGNIMKYIKMTASSNFGNVFSVLVASAFLPFLPMLPLQILVQNLLYDISQLSIPFDRMDEEYLSKPRRWDAGDIGRFMVWVGPVSSIFDITTFWLMWHVFGANTPARQSLFHSGWFIEGLLSQTLIVHMIRTRRIPFLQSVASAPVLGLTLAIIVIGMLIPFSALGAKIGMVPLPPLYFAWLALTLASYCVLTQLMKVIYIRRYGRWL; encoded by the coding sequence ATGAGCAAGATTTTTCAAGCGCCCGCCGCCAGGCTGGCGGGCAAGGCCGCGCCGCGGCCGGTGGTCGCGGCCGGGCAGGCGTTTTGCGCCGCCGAGGCGCTGCTGGCCGGACTGGATACGTCGGTGCGCGGTCTCGACGAAGCGCAGATCAGCGAGCGGTTGCATCGCGATGGGCCGAACGAGGTATCGCACGAGAAGCCGCCGCATTGGTCACTGCAGTTGCTGCGCGCGTTCAAGAACCCGTTCATCGTGGTGCTCCTGGTGCTGGCCGGCGTGCAGCTGTTCACCGATGGCAACGATCTGACCGGGCCAATCATCATTGCGGTGATGGTCGGGATCAGCGTGTTGCTGAGCTTCACCCAGGAATACCGTTCCACCCGCGCCGCCGAGAAGCTCAAGGCGATGGTGCGCAATACCGCCACCGTGACCCGGCGCGCTTCCGATGGCCACAGCGAACAGATCGAGGTGCCGGTGGCGGAGCTGGTCGCCGGCGACATCGTGCATCTGGGTGCCGGCGACATGGTGCCCGCGGATCTGCGCCTGCTCGGCGCGAAGGATCTGTTCATCAGCCAGGCGATCCTCACCGGCGAATCGTTGCCGGTGGAGAAGTCGGCGCCTACGCGCGCCTCCGTCGATGACGGCAGCGGCGCCAATCCGCTGGACCTGCCCACCGTCTGCTACATGGGCACCAATGTGGTCAGCGGCACCGCCAGTGCAGTGGTGGTGGCGACCGGTGCGCGCAGCTATCTCGGTTCGCTGGCGCACAGCATGAGCGGCCAGCGCGTGCAGACCAGTTTCGATCGCGGCGTGAGCGGCGTCAGCTGGCTGCTGCTGCGTTTCATGGCGGTGATGGTGCCGGTGGTATTCCTGATCAACGGACTGGACAAGCACAACTGGACCGAGGCGTTCCTGTTCGCGCTGTCGATCGCGGTCGGGCTGACCCCGGAGATGCTGCCGCTGATCGTCACCGCGAACCTGGCCAAGGGCGCGCTGGCGATGTCCCGGCGCAAGGTGGTGGTGAAGCGGCTCAACGCGATACAGAACTTCGGCGCGATGGACGTGTTGTGCACCGACAAGACCGGCACGCTGACGCTGGACAAGATCGTGCTGGAACGCCACCTCGACCTCGACGGCGAGGCATCGGACGAGGCGCTGGAATACGGCTACCTCAACAGCCGCTTCCAGACCGGCCTGAAGAACCTGATGGACAAGGCGGTGCTGGAGCACCGCGATCTGGAAGCGGCGGCGATGAGCTACCGCGTGGTGGACGAGATTCCCTTCGATTTCCAGCGTCGGCGCATGTCGGTGGTGGTGACCAGCGGCGACGGCGAACACTTGCTGATCTGCAAGGGCGCAGTCGAGGAGATGCTGTCGATCTGCGCGTACGCGAAGACCGGTGGCGCGATCGAGCCGATGACCGAGGCGCGTCGCCGCGAGATCAAGGCGATGACGCACCAGCTCAACGAGGACGGCCTGCGCGTCCTGGTGGTGGCGGTGCGGCGCGAGGCCGCGCGCGAGCATGCCTATGGCGTGGCCGACGAGAGCGAGCTGGTCGCGGTCGGTTGCCTGGCCTTCCTCGACCCGCCGAAGGACTCGGCCGCCACCGCGATCCGCGCGCTGCATCAGCACGGCGTCGAAGTGAAGGTGATCACCGGCGACAACGAAGCCGTGACCCGCAAGATCTGCCGCGAGGTCGGGCTGGACGTCAGCCATTCGGTGCAGGGCCGCGAGGTCGAGGAACTGGATGACCCGGCGCTGGATGCGCTGGTGGCGCGGGTCACCGTGTTCGCCAAGATGTCGCCGCTGCAGAAGGCGCGCGTGGTGCGCTCGCTGCAGCGGCTGGGCCACACGGTGGGCTTCCTCGGCGACGGCATCAACGACGCGCCGGCGCTGCACGACGCCGACGTCGGCATCTCGGTGGACACCGCCACCGATATCGCCAAGGAGTCGGCCGACATCATCCTGCTGGAGAAGAACCTGATGGTGCTGGAGGAAGGCGTGCTGGAAGGCCGCGTCACCTTCGGCAACATCATGAAGTACATCAAGATGACCGCCAGCTCGAACTTCGGCAACGTGTTCAGCGTGCTGGTGGCCAGCGCGTTCCTGCCGTTCCTGCCGATGCTGCCACTGCAGATCCTGGTGCAGAACCTGCTGTACGACATCTCGCAGCTGTCGATCCCGTTCGACCGCATGGACGAGGAATACCTGAGCAAACCGCGCCGCTGGGACGCCGGCGACATCGGCCGTTTCATGGTGTGGGTGGGCCCGGTCAGCTCGATCTTCGACATCACCACGTTCTGGCTGATGTGGCACGTGTTCGGCGCGAACACGCCGGCGCGGCAGTCGCTGTTCCACTCCGGCTGGTTCATCGAGGGCCTGCTGTCGCAGACCCTGATCGTGCACATGATCCGCACCCGGCGCATCCCGTTCCTGCAGAGTGTGGCGTCCGCGCCGGTGCTGGGGCTGACCCTGGCGATCATCGTGATCGGCATGCTGATCCCGTTCAGCGCGCTGGGCGCGAAGATCGGCATGGTGCCGCTGCCGCCGCTGTACTTCGCCTGGCTGGCGCTGACCCTGGCGAGCTATTGCGTGCTGACCCAGCTGATGAAGGTCATCTACATCCGCCGCTATGGCCGCTGGCTGTAG